One genomic segment of Ipomoea triloba cultivar NCNSP0323 chromosome 9, ASM357664v1 includes these proteins:
- the LOC116028644 gene encoding eukaryotic translation initiation factor-like, which translates to MAANVEQQLATLLFWGGEITKNGDMGSMDYSEPPKTMCFLSHSSSYDELETKVHAAMDTNADRTRLILFGRHPMIIPGGQTVFVPIPLTDDQSWKWFLQVASVSQPIHVYATAKRRTDSQSRGQAPLLSPRDYGDGYSSEWLAGLCSLIFNKAVMVPAFSEMFADIFYCLSSILPELCVDDKKVSFKRLLVNCCQQEFERSEADREFASDQEKVIHMRRKRGNIKLIGELYKKRMLTERIIHECIKKLLAGGRYDENPEEEDVETLCHRCT; encoded by the exons ATGGCag CTAATGTTGAGCAGCAACTTGCTACACTGTTGTTTTGGGGAGGTGAAATAACAAAGAATGGAGATATGGGGTCTATGGATTATTCAGAACCACCAAAAACTATGTGTTTCTTGAGCCATAGCAGCAGCTATGATGAGCTCGAGACAAAAGTGCACGCGGCTATGGACACCAATGCAGACAGAACCAGACTCATTTTGTTTGGTAGGCACCCGATGATCATTCCTGGGGGGCAAACTGTGTTCGTTCCTATTCCCCTAACCGACGATCAATCATGGAAATGGTTTCTGCAAGTGGCATCAGTGTCGCAACCTATACATGTGTATGCCACCGCTAAAAGGAGAACAGATAGTCAATCGCGTGGCCAAGCGCCACTTCTAAGTCCTCGGGATTATGGTGATGGGTACAGTTCAGAATGGCTTGCTGGTTTATGTTCACTGATATTCAACAAAGCTGTGATGGTGCCTGCCTTTTCTGAGATGTTTGCAGATATTTTTTATTGCCTTAGCAGCATTCTGCCTGAGTTATGTGTGGATGATAAGAAAGTGAGCTTTAAGAGGTTACTTGTTAATTGCTGCCAGCAGGAATTTGAGAGGAGTGAAGCAGATAGAGAGTTTGCGTCTGATCAGGAAAAGGTGATACATATGAGGAGGAAGCGGGGAAACATTAAACTAATCGGGGAATTGTACAAGAAAAGGATGCTAACAGAAAGAATCATTCATGAGTGCATCAAGAAATTACTCGCCGGGGGGCGGTATGATGAGAATCCAGAGGAGGAAGATGTTGAAACCCTTTGTCACCGATGCACATAG
- the LOC116029432 gene encoding uncharacterized protein LOC116029432 produces the protein MHQKEVEVVITKGIPDISPASTTPRHPRPPSISGLTHPRPDLEIEIPSCSDSGTHHQIHFKNEPICPPIQSPTQTLVSTPHKRSVMAQSLSLSHSPTLSSLHHHQHHSPFRPTVLKSGPPSNPPSFLCSCSLPVLLATKRITLRLLHHSCQASWLRVHMKLFILLSLPTFYLLTTTYFRSFVIYFVCVVSVFLVVIALSLAVPFLPSIRLFLARIRLCSLPTASKPHHPVVWSIGSKPKFEKKPSSGCWVQVYSNGDVYEGEFHKGKCSGSGVYYYHLTGRYEGDWVDGKYDGYGVETWAKGSRYRGQYRQGLRHGVGLYRSYTGDVYAGEWLNGQCQGCGVHTCEDGSSYVGEFKWGVKHGLGCYQFRNGDTYAGEYFADKMHGFGVYKFGNGHRYEGAWHEGRRQGFGTYTFRNGETQSGHWQNGVLNVSSAPGTRTGSSATDDHSKVLNAVQEAIRAAEKANDVVKVDERVKRAVATANKAATAARVTAVKAVQNQMHHDNNHFNVPVPIV, from the exons atGCATCAGAAGGAAGTTGAAGTTGTGATCACGAAGGGCATTCCTGACATTTCACCAGCCAGCACCACCCCTCGCCACCCACGGCCACCATCAATATCTGGGTTAACTCATCCCAGACCCGATCTTGAAATCGAGATTCCATCTTGTTCAGATTCTGGAACCCATCATCAAATTCACTTCAAGAATGAGCCTATTTGTCCCCCAATTCAATCTCCCACTCAAACCCTTGTCTCCACGCCTCACAAAAGGTCTGTAATGGCTCAAAGCTTGAGTCTTTCTCACTCTCCAACACTCTCCTctctccaccaccaccaacaccataGCCCTTTCAGACCCACGGTCTTGAAGTCTGGCCCACCTTCCAACCCTCCGTCTTTCCTTTGTTCTTGCTCACTCCCAGTGCTTTTAGCTACCAAGAGAATCACCCTCAGGCTTCTCCATCACTCTTGCCAAGCCTCATGGCTTAGAGTCCATATGAAGCTTTTTATACTCCTATCTCTGCCTACTTTTTATCTGCTCACCACAACTTATTTTCGCTCTTTTGTTATTTACTTTGTTTGTGTTGTGTCTGTTTTTCTTGTTGTCATTGCACTCAGCCTAGCTGTCCCTTTTCTCCCTTCAATCCGGTTGTTTTTGGCTAGGATTAGGCTCTGTTCATTGCCCACTGCATCAAAGCCTCATCATCCTGTTGTTTGGTCAATAGGGTCAAAGCCTAAATTCGAAAAGAAGCCGAGTTCGGGTTGTTGGGTGCAGGTGTATAGCAATGGGGATGTGTATGAGGGTGAATTCCACAAGGGGAAGTGTTCTGGGAGTGGGGTTTATTACTATCATTTGACTGGCAGGTATGAAGGGGATTGGGTTGATGGGAAGTATGATGGGTATGGTGTTGAAACATGGGCGAAAGGGAGTCGATATCGGGGGCAGTACAGACAGGGATTGCGGCATGGAGTTGGGTTGTATAGGTCTTACACAGGGGATGTGTATGCTGGGGAGTGGCTTAACGGGCAGTGCCAGGGATGTGGAGTTCATACTTGCGAGGATGGAAGCAGTTATGTGGGGGAATTCAAGTGGGGCGTCAAGCATGGTCTTGGCTGTTACCAGTTCAG GAACGGAGATACATATGCCGGAGAATATTTTGCAGACAAGATGCACGGTTTTGGGGTCTACAAGTTTGGAAATGGACATCGGTACGAGGGAGCCTGGCATGAGGGACGAAGGCAAGGTTTTGGCACTTATACTTTCAGAAACGGGGAAACTCAGTCTGGTCACTGGCAAAATGGGGTTCTTAATGTTTCGAGTGCTCCTGGAACCCGTACTGGATCTTCTGCAACAGATGACCATTCCAAAGTGTTGAATGCTGTTCAG GAAGCGATTCGAGCTGCTGAGAAAGCTAATGACGTGGTTAAGGTAGACGAGAGAGTAAAAAGGGCGGTGGCGACCGCTAATAAAGCAGCAACAGCGGCAAGAGTAACGGCTGTGAAGGCAGTTCAAAACCAGATGCATCACGACAATAACCATTTCAACGTGCCAGTACCTATCGTCTGA
- the LOC116028955 gene encoding SNF2 domain-containing protein CLASSY 4-like, whose amino-acid sequence MNGRKIYTRRQWDNYYREWNEEKKRKLSQSCESSGFSGNGSSEHGCCEKGVDGNGKSSEFAEGIDVPGDGSTSTMLGKIVGEKARLSGSSSNADNFSFKEGLKRNKKKRRSAGSGTNDRGDYTELLIDSTDPHLDSAGKAVDKNMKGKEKEQRVSGSLLDEKNAYFDNEYTEFLDELEKNKKRRRNTDHGDYTELLIESENVVKEVENNKKGKVKEEIVTGANNVSSEDEDEDEDETLTAGEEEIETDADNVNSEDEDEDGDETLTVGEEGIETDDDNVSSKGEDEDEDETFTIGEEEIETDDDNVSSEGKDEDEDETLTAGEEEFTLQSILSEKTDNRVEESSKKVEEKAVSVDNFSTDSGESRGSPLSEKHSDYDEDYLEFLEEYLAVPPSCKEKSENGVERNNEAVDDIKCGSDVGDASEKKDNDNCSESFALSSDSTDKLEKWAEKKMKMNKKGKRKEKLEITGDNVSPKVEGLDNVNIKDGPAYQLRSRSVSKCEMKEKDPVNVRNPLPASKEDWGSETSSDEDKKDDCRMRNHVNKEKSHEDKKDDCRMRNHVNKDKKNVEHPSKRTKLKHGLGELNFKKILLNSISKNVDIPKNNLQFCNENIPGQLPLKFRFEDEDPTPPEKMEWEKELDSLFADLQTGLQEVKDSLTTTQPSVNEDNVSAEKHDDSDVCCQKGNHLLILDEQIGLICKYCSFVRLEMKYILPEFANKTGRRQGMRFYDDLHCPLNGDNLPLDGTAGNHCTSIHGGTTVWDILPRETKGTMYPHQREGFEFLWRNIGGDIHIENLKKLQSDCGKGCIISHAPGTGKTRLTIVFLQSFMKLFPDSHPVIIAPRSMLLTWEDEFRKWDVDVPFHNVNNPVLSGRENSISHTFRNEFKSTESKRMLKVYSWAEGSGILGITYRLFEQYVRVKENKEDDMLRKILLRVPGLVVLDEGHTPRNDDSLIWKALSKLETPRRIILSGTPFQNNFDELYNTLCLVSPKLSNFSSGSQLKKMRRTKAAKKKWDRLTSSIGKNKNDDIKELKRIIAPLVHVHNGSVLQERLPGIRSTLVYLKPTSLQKKLFSAMPQKKFFEEDHFMTQISVHPSLAKDIPDFSEYSREMEKLELNPDAGVKTEFLFALIRLSVSHGEKVIVFSQYIAPMELIKKQLKSVFDWVEGREVLHMDGEIDVHHRQASINTLNDPKSEVKVLLASTRACSEGINLVGASRVVLLDVVWNPSVKRQAISRAYRLGQKKIVHVYHLISSTMEARKYACQVKKDFISELVFSTSDGLLCKSGLPVSEDKILEAMILHPKHRHIFDRLGHDPKELDLIDTFDFVE is encoded by the exons ATGAATGGTAGGAAGATTTATACCAGGAGACAGTGGGATAATTATTATAGAGAATGGAATGaggaaaagaagagaaaattaaGTCAAAGTTGCGAGTCATCTGGATTTAGTGGTAATGGAAGCAGTGAGCATGGTTGTTGTGAAAAGGGTGTTGATGGAAATGGGAAAAGCTCTGAATTTGCAGAGGGCATTGATGTCCCTGGTGATGGTTCCACGAGTACAATGCTGGGGAAAATTGTTGGGGAAAAAGCTAGGTTGAGTGGCAGTTCTAGTAATGCTGATAATTTCTCATTCAAGGAGGGATTAAAGAGGAATAAGAAAAAGAGGAGGAGTGCTGGCAGTGGAACGAATGATCGTGGTGATTATACTGAACTCTTGATTGATTCTACCGATCCTCATTTGGATAGTGCAGGAAAGGCGGTGGACAAGAACATGAAGGGTAAGGAGAAAGAACAAAGGGTGAGTGGTAGTCTGTTGGATGAGAAGAATGCTTATTTTGATAATGAGTATACTGAATTCTTGGATGAATtagagaagaataagaaaaggaGAAGGAATACGGATCATGGTGATTATACTGAACTTTTGATTGAATCAGAAAATGTGGTAAAGGAGGTGGAGAATAACAAGAAGGGTAAGGTGAAAGAAGAAATTGTGACTGGTGCTAATAATGTTAGTtcagaagatgaagatgaagatgaggatgaaacTCTTACTGCCggggaagaagaaattgaaactgATGCTGATAATGTTAATTCAGAAGACGAAGATGAAGATGGGGATGAAACTCTTACTGTCGGGGAAGAAGGAATTGAAACTGATGATGATAATGTTAGCTCCAAAGGCGAAGatgaagatgaggatgaaacATTTACTATCggggaagaagaaattgaaactgATGATGATAATGTTAGTTCAGAAGGCAAAGatgaagatgaggatgaaacTCTTACTGCTGGGGAAGAAGAATTTACCCTTCAATCAATACTTTCAGAGAAAACTGACAACCGGGTGGAGGAGAGCAGCAAAAAGGTGGAGGAAAAGGCAGTTTCGGTAGATAATTTCAGTACTGATAGCGGTGAATCTCGTGGAAGTCCATTGAGTGAGAAGCATTCTGACTATGACGAGGATTATTTAGAATTCTTGGAGGAATATTTGGCTGTTCCACCGTCCTGTAAAGAAAAGTCAGAAAATGGGGTAGAGAGGAACAATGAGGCGGTGGATGATATAAAATGTGGGAGTGATGTTGGTGATGCAAGTGAGAAGAAGGATAATGACAATTGCAGTGAATCTTTTGCTCTTTCATCAGACAGTACCGATAAATTGGAAAAATGGgcagagaagaagatgaagatgaataaGAAGGGAAAGAGAAAGGAGAAATTGGAGATCACGGGTGATAATGTTAGTCCAAAGGTTGAAGGTTTGGATAATGTTAATATAAAGGATGGTCCTGCATATCAGCTTAGGTCCCGTTCAGTCTCCAAATGTGAAATGAAGGAAAAGGATCCCGTAAATGTTAGAAACCCACTCCCTGCTTCTAAGGAGGATTGGGGATCTGAGACTTCATCTGACGAGGACAAAAAAGATGATTGTCGCATGCGAAATCATGTTAATAAAGAAAAGTCTCACGAGGACAAAAAAGATGATTGTCGCATGCGAAATCATGTTAATAAAGACAAAAAGAACGTAGAGCACCCAAGCAAAAGGACGAAGTTAAAACATGGACTGGGAGAACTTAACTTTAAGAAAATACTTCTCAACTCTATATCAAAGAATGTGGATATCCCCAAGAACAATCTGCAATTTTGCAATGAGAATATTCCCGGACAGTTGCCTCTAAAGTTCCGGTTTGAGGATGAAGATCCTACTCCACCTGAGAAAATGGAATGGGAGAAAGAACTTGACAGCCTCTTTGCGGATCTTCAAACAGGTCTACAGGAAGTCAAGGATAGCTTAACAACCACTCAGCCTTCG GTGAATGAAGACAACGTATCTGCAGAAAAACATGATGATTCAGATGTCTGCTGCCAAAAGGGGAACCATCTTCTTATTTTAGATGAACAGATCGGGCTAATCTGCAAGTATTGTTCCTTTGTGCGTCTGGAGATGAAGTACATCTTACCCGAATTT GCTAATAAAACCGGGAGGAGACAAGGGATGAGATTCTATGACGACTTACATTGTCCCTTAAATGGTGATAACCTCCCATTGGATGGCACTGCTGGAAATCATTGTACTTCAATCCATGGTGGAACAACAGTTTGGGACATTCTTCCTCGGGAGACTAAAGGAACAATGTATCCTCATCAACGCGAGGGGTTTGAGTTCTTGTGGAGAAACATTGGCGGGGATATTCACATCGAGAATCTGAAAAAGCTGCAGTCTGATTGTGGGAAGGGATGCATAATCTCGCACGCACCTGGTACTGGGAAAACCCGCCTCACGATAGTGTTTCTCCAGTCGTTCATGAAACTCTTCCCTGATAGCCATCCAGTAATCATAGCCCCGCGAAGCATGCTTCTTACGTGGGAAGATGAATTCCGAAAATGGGATGTGGATGTTCCCTTCCACAACGTGAACAATCCAGTGTTGTCGGGAAGGGAAAACAGTATCTCGCATACTTTTCGGAATGAATTCAAAAGCACAGAATCGAAGCGAATGCTGAAGGTGTATTCGTGGGCAGAAGGTTCGGGTATTCTGGGAATCACCTATCGCCTGTTTGAGCAGTATGTCAGagtgaaagaaaataaagaagatGACATGTTGAGAAAAATTCTTCTTCGAGTTCCAGGTCTAGTAGTGCTTGATGAAGGGCACACTCCAAGAAACGATGATAGTCTTATTTGGAAGGCCTTGTCGAAACTAGAAACGCCACGGAGAATTATCCTATCTGGAACGCCCTTCCAAAACAACTTTGATGAGCTATATAACACCCTCTGCCTTGTTTCTCCAAAACTTTCCAATTTTTCTTCTGGAAGTCAACTAAAAAAGATGCGGAGAACGAAGGCAGCAAAGAAGAAATGGGATCGTCTTACTAGTTCTATTGGAAAGAACAAGAACGATGACATAAAGGAACTCAAGAGAATCATTGCCCCGCTAGTCCATGTACACAACGGCTCTGTACTGCAAGAGCGCCTTCCTGGCATAAGGAGCACTTTGGTCTACTTAAAGCCCACGAGTTTGCAAAAGAAGTTGTTCAGTGCAATGCCACAGAAAAAATTCTTTGAGGAAGATCATTTCATGACTCAGATATCTGTTCACCCCTCACTGGCGAAAGATATTCCAGACTTTTCTGAATACAGTAGGGAGATGGAAAAACTCGAATTGAATCCTGATGCGGGAGTAAAGACCGAATTCCTCTTTGCACTGATACGCTTAAGTGTTTCGCATGGCGAAAAAGTTATAGTCTTTAGTCAGTATATTGCACCAATGGAGCTTATTAAGAAGCAGCTAAAATCTGTGTTTGATTGGGTTGAAGGCCGGGAAGTGTTGCATATGGATGGCGAAATTGATGTGCATCATCGCCAAGCATCTATAAATACGCTTAATGATCCCAAGAGTGAAGTGAAGGTGCTTCTCGCATCAACCAGGGCTTGTTCCGAAGGAATAAACCTCGTGGGGGCTTCAAGAGTTGTTTTGCTCGACGTTGTTTGGAATCCCTCAGTTAAGAGGCAAGCGATTAGTAGGGCATATAGGCTCGGTCAAAAGAAGATTGTGCATGTGTATCACTTGATTTCTTCAACCATGGAGGCTAGGAAATATGCTTGCCAGGTGAAGAAGGACTTCATATCTGAGTTGGTCTTTTCTACATCTGATGGGCTTCTTTGCAAGAGTGGCCTCCCGGTTTCTGAAGACAAAATATTGGAAGCCATGATTCTGCATCCTAAGCACCGCCATATATTTGATCGCCTAGGTCATGACCCGAAAGAATTAGATTTAATCGACACATTTGACTTTGTGGAATGA